The Fusobacterium necrophorum subsp. necrophorum genome has a window encoding:
- the rnr gene encoding ribonuclease R, producing the protein MREEFVRGTFSIIKERFAFVDTEEGEGIFIPRTAFHGAFDGDSVLVRITKDKTAEHGREGEVVEIVSREKQKIVGILERRSDFGFVRPTHAFGKDIYIPRGKMKKAQTGELVVVDIYFWGDKERKPEGEIVEVLGDPYNTKNMVDALIYREGMSEDFPKKVKTELKNISKTVSEKEISSRRDLRNYSIITIDGEDARDLDDAVYVEKMKNGNYKLLVCIADVSYYIPEDSELDLEARKRGNSVYLVDRVLPMFPKEISNGICSLNEKEDKLCFTCEMEIDGRGKVVQVDMYKSVIRSVHRMTYTKVNEMIDGKGETLKEYRDIQDMVETMLDLSKVLRARKYARGSIDFDLSEIKLVLDEEEKVQYVKLRERGEAEKIIEDFMIAANEAVAEKLFWMEIPSVYRVHEKPERERLQKLNESLKNFHYRVHNLEEVHPKQFQEMIEDSKEKGVNLIVHKMILMALKQARYGMENVGHFGLASECYTHFTSPIRRYADLEVHRILHSVLNSYPSAKELSRNTKKLPKICEHISKMERVAMKVEEESVKIKLVEYMMSQVGEEFSAMVTGFSNRRVFFETEEHIEVSWDVVSSRHFYEFDEREYAMLDREQEENQYHMGDKVKIVIVKASLQELEIEAVPTLVMQKGW; encoded by the coding sequence ATGAGAGAAGAATTTGTACGAGGGACATTTAGTATCATTAAGGAACGCTTTGCTTTTGTAGACACGGAAGAGGGAGAGGGAATTTTTATTCCCAGGACAGCTTTTCATGGAGCTTTCGATGGAGATAGCGTCTTGGTTCGTATTACGAAGGACAAAACAGCCGAACATGGGCGTGAGGGGGAAGTCGTCGAAATTGTCAGCCGAGAGAAGCAAAAAATTGTGGGAATTTTGGAACGTCGTTCCGACTTCGGCTTCGTTCGACCGACACATGCTTTCGGAAAAGATATTTACATTCCCAGAGGGAAGATGAAAAAAGCTCAAACTGGAGAGCTGGTAGTCGTTGATATTTATTTTTGGGGAGATAAGGAACGAAAGCCGGAGGGAGAAATTGTCGAAGTCCTTGGGGATCCTTACAACACCAAAAATATGGTGGATGCTTTGATTTATCGGGAAGGAATGAGTGAAGACTTCCCGAAAAAAGTCAAGACGGAATTAAAAAATATTTCCAAGACCGTCTCGGAAAAAGAAATTTCTTCCAGACGGGATTTGAGAAACTACTCCATTATTACGATCGATGGAGAAGATGCAAGAGATTTGGATGATGCTGTCTATGTGGAAAAAATGAAAAATGGAAATTATAAACTATTGGTTTGTATTGCCGATGTTTCTTACTACATTCCCGAAGATTCCGAATTGGATTTGGAAGCCAGAAAAAGAGGAAATTCCGTCTACTTGGTGGATCGAGTCCTTCCGATGTTTCCCAAGGAAATTTCCAATGGGATTTGTTCTTTGAATGAGAAGGAAGATAAACTATGCTTCACTTGTGAAATGGAAATTGACGGAAGAGGTAAAGTAGTGCAAGTCGATATGTATAAGTCCGTGATTCGAAGTGTTCATCGTATGACTTATACCAAAGTGAATGAAATGATAGACGGGAAGGGAGAAACTTTAAAAGAATATCGGGATATTCAAGATATGGTAGAGACGATGTTAGACTTGTCCAAAGTGTTAAGGGCAAGAAAATATGCAAGAGGAAGCATTGATTTTGATTTATCTGAAATTAAGTTGGTGTTGGATGAGGAAGAAAAGGTTCAATATGTCAAACTTCGAGAGCGAGGAGAGGCGGAGAAAATCATTGAAGACTTTATGATTGCCGCCAATGAAGCGGTTGCCGAAAAATTATTCTGGATGGAAATTCCCTCCGTTTATCGAGTTCATGAAAAGCCGGAACGAGAAAGGTTGCAAAAATTGAATGAAAGTCTTAAGAATTTTCATTATCGGGTTCATAATTTGGAAGAGGTACATCCGAAGCAGTTTCAAGAGATGATAGAGGATTCCAAAGAAAAAGGCGTGAATTTAATTGTACATAAAATGATATTGATGGCATTGAAGCAAGCTCGATACGGTATGGAAAATGTAGGACATTTCGGTTTGGCTTCCGAATGTTATACCCATTTTACGTCTCCGATTCGTCGATATGCGGATTTGGAAGTACATCGAATTTTACATTCCGTTTTAAACTCTTATCCCAGTGCCAAAGAATTATCTCGAAATACCAAGAAGTTGCCAAAAATTTGTGAACATATCTCTAAAATGGAGAGGGTGGCAATGAAAGTGGAAGAAGAGAGCGTAAAAATTAAATTGGTGGAATATATGATGAGTCAAGTGGGAGAAGAATTTTCGGCTATGGTGACCGGTTTTAGCAATCGTCGTGTTTTCTTTGAAACGGAAGAGCATATTGAAGTCAGCTGGGATGTCGTGTCATCCCGTCATTTTTATGAATTTGATGAAAGGGAATATGCAATGTTGGACAGAGAACAGGAAGAAAATCAATATCACATGGGAGATAAGGTAAAAATTGTCATCGTAAAGGCAAGTTTACAGGAATTGGAGATTGAAGCAGTACCGACATTGGTTATGCAAAAAGGTTGGTAA
- the yqeK gene encoding bis(5'-nucleosyl)-tetraphosphatase (symmetrical) YqeK yields MREEERSYCIWLSKNLSKKRFAHVLSVVKEAENLARRNGADIEKCRLAALLHDCAKEMPLEEMQKICRREHFEDLSEKDLKNGEILHGFVASVLVKENFGIQDEEVLEAIRYHTVGKAGMSLVGKIVYIADAIEETRNYPSVNIIREKTYEDLDQGILMEIKHKLEYLSSTGAILHSNTLEWKKSLEEES; encoded by the coding sequence ATGAGAGAAGAGGAGAGAAGTTACTGTATCTGGTTGTCAAAAAACCTTTCTAAAAAACGCTTTGCTCATGTTTTGTCTGTAGTAAAAGAGGCGGAGAATTTGGCAAGACGGAATGGAGCAGATATTGAAAAATGTCGTTTGGCAGCGTTATTACATGATTGTGCCAAAGAAATGCCTTTGGAAGAAATGCAGAAAATTTGCAGAAGGGAACATTTTGAAGACTTATCGGAGAAGGATTTAAAGAACGGAGAGATTTTACACGGTTTTGTCGCCTCCGTTTTGGTGAAAGAAAATTTTGGGATTCAAGATGAGGAAGTATTGGAAGCGATTCGTTATCATACCGTTGGAAAGGCAGGGATGTCTTTGGTGGGGAAGATCGTGTATATTGCGGATGCGATTGAAGAAACTCGAAATTATCCAAGTGTCAACATCATTCGAGAAAAAACCTATGAAGATTTAGATCAGGGAATTTTAATGGAAATAAAACATAAGCTGGAGTATTTGTCATCGACGGGAGCCATACTTCATTCGAATACTTTGGAATGGAAGAAGAGCTTAGAGGAGGAGAGCTGA